The region AAATAccgatcaagaaagggatcaggcaaggagacagaatatCTTCAATGCTATATTCACTACGTGTTTAGAAAAGATATTCAATCCATTAAGAGGGAATTAAGGATCAGGAATGAGGATCGATCGCCAAATATTTCAGCAATCTGCAGTTtccagatggcattgtcctgttcagcaacgctgcgGATGAATTAAAATAAgtaattgaggaccttagccaTGAAAAtgcaagagtagggttgaagatccAGAAAACAAAGGTCATGTTCAAAGCGTAGAGTGAACCAAATTTATGATTGGCAGTCAACCTCTAGAATCTGTGCATGTCAATTGcacacagaggaccctgatcggGAGAACGAAATTTACAAAATAAAAATAGGTTAGAgcgcatacggtaggcattaccaaaacGTGACCGGTAGCTTGTACTGCTATTCTTGAGtaaaaaaagtgcacaatcattgcactGTACCGGTAATAATATATGGGGCAGGGACTTGGAGGCTCGAAAGAAGCTTCATAAGAAGCTAAGGACCGTGCAGCTGAGCGATgtaacgagaaatgttaggcgttAGGTTAAGAAACAGGAatacagcggggggggggggggggggggattagagAAGGAAGGAAATAGTGGAgaagtaaaggcagggaggttaaccagttcagcataaccagtttgctaccctacacatgggagcggaatgagggggaatgaaagatggggaggagaagagagagagcacatagcacagcacacacatcgtcagtcacagtccgtcactcttgcgtggtacgtgacatcactgtcacatccgcttgtccaagcccgtttccttataaaaacctaagtagtcccttcgtcgccttcagctgcgatgtcttctgtcgacgacacgtgagaatcgtttcaattgacattggtgtattgtcaaggtgcgctggaacggacgccagggactgtctcggaacattatattcaggacagtcgcatagaatgtgttctagcgtctcctcgcaagggcaggcattgcaaaaagcgttgtcggccattccaatgagaaatgaataagatttcgtgaatgccacccctagccataagcgataaagcatagtggtcTCTCTTTAGCGGCGACCacttggcatacagagatgcatgaaagagggcaggtggtattgacgattgctccggtagCCTCCAAGTCCCTGCCCCTTATGTTAGTACTGGTACagtgcaatgattgtgcactatTTTACTCAAGAATAGCGGTACAAGCTGCCGGTCACGTTTTGGTAATGAAAACGGTAGCAGCCTATATTCCAGTTGACAGTAAGGGGGggaaatggagcttggcaggccatgagAATGCggagggcagataaccggtgggccattagagtttcagaatgtgcgcagtcgaggacggcataaaattaggtggggtgatgaaattagtaaatttgcaggcataacttggaatcagcaagcgcaaaacaggggtaattggagatcgctgggagaagcattcgtcctgcagtggagaaaaaaaaaattggctgatgatgatgatggctcaCTAAGCCACTGTTTACGCTAAGACTAGTCAGTAGAGTAAATTTGGAGTGAAATCTAAGACGTCAACACGAATCTTGACTTTCTCTTTAATGGCAGTGTCACGATAGTAAAAAGAAAGTATGTAGATCTAATGCTTATCGTGGAATACATGTGAAGCAAAGCTATCGTGAAGTGGTTAATAAAATGCTATAAagttgcccatttcattcctgcgtcctTGATGTAAAGGAAACTGACGTCTGTGTGTGCTCTCGCGAAACTGGGCTGCGCAATGTGACACATGTGGCGCTGATCTCAAAGAGCGAGTTGCTGTTTGCAGGATCGAAGCATGCGCGCGATTGTGGCTTGATGGTTAGAGCATCAACCACAATcaaccgcagccgtggcctagtggtagaacgcccgcctcggctgcgggaggctgtgggttcgattcccaccgccgccgggcacccactggttcaaaagggtacaagcgtaccccggcctggcgttcggcttccttcaggggtgatacgcttgggaaaggagcctgcgccctgaattcccgtcgaaaccaacgtgagcacggaaattgGGGTTGGATCCCACCATCACGTACGTAATGCAATCtccttttgatgcgaaagcatcaaatggcccctTGAGCAAGAAAGCCGGTGCATGTAGTCTGTGGCAGCGAAACagctgcgacgccacgtcgcgagctgcgcctcgacggagcagagcgggcgaaacggGACACCGGCTGCCTCAATAGcatgccaggtgttgcgtgaagggagagggcatcgccgcgacgccacgtcaccagcgcgcctcgaAGGAGCAGATtcggcaccgcaggctgctgctgcttgctggctcgggcagcacgtccCGCTATGGAGTCTGAAGAATCTACATCGCTGGCGGCCGCAACCTCGGCAGTGGCAGGCAGTGAAGTGAAATCCACCATCGTCGTCATCTCTCCCAATACACGGCGGGCAGAACGAGCAACGGCGCAATGCGCTGGgagagacccgccgtggtggctcagtggctatggtgttgggctgctgagctcgaggtcgcgggatcgaatcccgcggccacggcggccgcatttcgatgggggcgaaatgcgaaaaacacccgtgtacttagatttgggtgcacgttaaagaaccccagggggtccaaatttccggagtcccccactaatacgtgtctcataatcagatcgtggttttggcacgtaaaaccacataatttttttttgcgctaggAGAGAGCCCGAAGCCATTCGAAAGCGTGAGGTGGAAGCTCATGCCAAACAGAGCGTCTCAAGCGGCAAGAAGACGAAGCCCTTTGACAacgcgttcaattggacataaatgctttcgcattcacaactcataaagaAGTGCGTAAGGTGTCCTCGGCATgcagccacggtcagcaaagCCCTGGAAGGCTcacaaagaaaacttcgctttaatatGACAGGTAATGTAATGAAATGAGGGTCTAGGGTGCATGTGATTGCGAATACACATTGGCAGCCGCATGAGCGAGGCACAGCAAGACGTCAAATTGCAATGGTTGCCTACACATAAAGCATGAGCTGTCAGTGTCCCCGGGGTAAAGCGAAAGTGCAACATTTGGTAGGGCGGAAGGAAGTATCTGTGAGGCGGCCACCCAAAAGGGAGGCTCGAAGTGTCGGAGACACGCATGAGTGTCGGTTACAGGACAGATGATTTACGTGCTGTAGTGTGAAGGCGCAGTTTTTGGCGGCAAGCAGTGCTACTGGGTGTGGAATACGGGGAGAGCCGTTGATGGGCGGTCTGCCCATTGTCACCGTGGAGTGACAGTGAAGAACACACGTAGCAAAACGGTGAATGCACGAAACGAACtctttattgagcgaacctgtacccacaaaagcaagtgacactcaaagcacaacgatagcggcgagcacagtccgCGATCTTCGAAACCGTTGGTCTACGGgtcaaacgcgtcggcttttgtacatGACTCGTTGaacgttccagcgtaatcgctggtgcccgcgtgccttccagagaGTACTGCACAGTTCGTTtggcgcatacaatctgattacggAAATATCGCTTAGAACATACACAGCAAATAGAAtgaacgataacattcgagtaagttcaaAATTTTCCAGGCGCGTTTTGAGCTGAGCGATAAATTTAATTTGCTAGCGGGAGAAATGCAGTTGCTGGAAAAATGATAAGTAAACGTGTCACTAGAAGGGCGCCGATGATTAACCGGCGTCGGTAAGGTGTGTCACTCAAGTGAGTTGGCTCTGCATTATTACGACCAGCCCGTGGTGGAAGACAAAATTACATAGAGGCGAGGATGGACGCTGTCCGTCTCGTGGTGGTCATAGTAATTGATCGGCGTGTCGGTGTGGGAGAATGGTGACGTCGTGATACGTGGTGGAGAGAAAGGGAGGAGAGGGAACGGCGCAATTAGCGAGCATCGGCGAATGCAGCGCAGACTGGCGACAAAGTAGAAACCACACAGCGCGAAATGTTCATAGggaatcagaaaaaaaagagatcCTGCTTCTCAAAAACATCGGTCGCCTGTGGAAGTTATGTGATCTCATAGTTCGAAAGCGTACGCAGCTGCACGTACATGATAAGGCTGCTTGTTGGCATTGGATCACCTTATGAGACGACAAAGCTTTTCTTGCTTTCGCTTAGGAATATTTAATAGTATTGGCAAAATTAGTTTAATATATCGTTGCTAGAATTATGACATGAAAGAAACGGTTGTGTTTTAGAAGCATGGCCCTACTGAAATCCCACTCAATAATGATGACAGGGGATATGCCAAAGTACCAAGAAAATTCCAGCTTAGGTGTGCTGTTCTGTCGCAGCGAGAGTATTCATTCCTGGCAAAAGAAAGTTCCTTGTCCTCACCAGAACCCGTCGGCCTTAGCGGTATACATTTGGCATCAATGCTTAAAAAGAAACTTTGTCGGAATGGCGACACGTCAGGTTAAGCTTAAACGAGAATTTCTCTTCGGACGACAGGTATACACCAGAAATGCAAGCAAAGAACGTGAATTACACATACAGATGCCCTTTTTGACCATGTTATTAACAGCCGTCTATAGATGTAGCGTACTATAGAAGAGGCGGAGAAAGCGACAAAGGTAGGCACAGCATCAGCAACAATTTTGCTTCTTTTTGCCCTTATTTTGAGCGCTCACCTTCTGGTGTGTGGttgttaaaaatgtcgcagtttcgcccgaaaggcgaagcatcaattgcgatagcaaattagtagagaactattcggactagggatagtagttttatcggctgcataaacttggacacattcgcttactaactgaattaacaagcgtggtgtcagcgcgcacaaagaaacatgaatagatcacactcaataaCCGCAGACAatgacaaaacgctggcagcaaacgcagccgccgcagcgagcgaaggttcgtgtcgtctatcgcttcaacggaaacttagcggcgaatgtacagcgcataaaaaggtcagagccgtgtggagatcgctgtTTAGAGACGgggcgggcgaccgccacagccgggcaaagtacaagcgctgttgttggcagagtagaagctcccccccccctgccttccgcgctgccttcccgctttcttgctttcgcgtgggagattgagtggccagttccccttgcgcctggttgcaagatacgcatttggtgcctcagcacagcgtcgtcccccctcccttcctttcatacccccacggcctttcgcgcgacgaaggtcgcgtttgctttccgccgtgtgttcgctctccgtgatagcgcgcgtcccccacgcgctttcacgcgcgcatacggcgcgcgacgacgatgttatcgcccttggactttatacggaacctcacggcgacgccgacagcagaaatggttgagctggttgagcggcgcaagagcagctccaatttcggcaccatgcacaacaagCTCTTCGCGGCAAaatgtcttcgcctcgattttgacgagaacgatctgaactgtccgcccggcgtcggcgtcgacggcgagctgcggcttctaatgctctctgcaaagcagtctgctgagcccgatgatgcctggttgtagccgcgcatgtagctctacgattcgcttcttcagcagcggttcgtacgttgcgaggagacgccataacgtgtgccgaagaggtacccagaatacgtagcgcacatctaacatcggaataacgttgattgcgtgcctcgtctgaatcgcatcgcgtctgaatcgcatctcgtcgcacacGGCAGtggcaggcacgttaactagatggcgccaccatactagcggaggctcgggtcgcccgCGCCAGCGCGTTAGTAGCAAGCGctcgcgtggctcagtggtgaagtatccgactcccacgcagcgcacctgggttcgatcccggtggggaGTGGgtgctttttttcgcatttccggcgatagcggctatcatcgcgaccagaaacggctattggaatgagcccataacagcttacgctgtaatacgCTGTAAAATAACACCAGCGGTAGACTTCTTTAATTGCGAGAGCGGTCTTTTCCGACAGGGTGTACATAGGCTTGCCGGCCATGCTTTTGCTGCACCAGGTGCTCCCCGAGCTTCTGGACTACCCCAGCTCGCTCGTTCGCGTGGGGACGTGCGCGCTGATCGCCGAGCTGGTGCAGAACAACCCGCACTGTCAGCGAGCGGCACTGCGGAGTGCGAGCCGCCTGCTACGCCTGCTGAACACCGAGACGGACGACGAGGTGCGCTGCAAGTCCCTGTACGCCCTGTCCTGCATGGTGCGACAGAACAAGGATGCCTACGCGAATTTCGAGAAGCTGGGAGGGCCAGTCGTGTTGCGAAGGGTCCTCTTCGAGACCACCAACAGGTGAGCCAACAACCAAGATGCACATGGGATGGAAACACCTCCTGTTTATGTTTTACTGCATCTGAACGTATTTAGCCTCCGTGTATTTGAGTGGTCGATGAAACATTCTGGTGATTGACAAGATGAAATGCAGATTAGGCACAAAATATTGAGCTCTGCTAAAAGGAACCTACGCGAGACTCCGTTTAAAACGTGCGCCATCATGAGAAAAACTTATTTCATCTGATGGCTTGTATATCTTGCTGTAGTCTCTGCCGCAAGTTCATAGTTTATCTGCCTCCATTGCGATTCGAATATTTGCAAGTACACTGGTCCGTCAGCATCCTTTACACTCTAAAGAAAGTTTACATCTTTTGGGTCGTATCTCGTCCCCATAAAAtaatcatctgccttgcttgcgtttcctttcttgaaaactcagcgctcgctactttcctgccgagaatgctgtgtgacgctgataacgcgcaagcctttcgtgactatAGAAAGTagcgggctcgcagcgttaaagaaagcaaATGCGGACacgacagatgacgattattgtttggggacaagatccGACCCTAAGGGTGTAAACTTTCTTTAGAGTGTATTTGTAACGATCAAACGTCACGGCATTGTTGTGAGCAGATAGCTAGTGAAGTAGTCATATCCAAATTGCCTTATTGACCACTCGAGGCGCGTTCGTATTGTCGCCGCCACCACCCCCATCGCGTTGTTACGGGTGAGACGGCGCGTGCGCATTCAGTGTGCCTTGTGTGGTGGAGTTCACGGGACCTGCTGTGCTGGGGGCCACATGCTGGAGGTCACGTGACAGGCTCAGTTTCAGAGACGCGGTAAAATGAAATGTTAAAGGGAGCGGCATCACGGAAAGTTCACTTTGCGACAAGCGCGCACTTTCGTCGCGGCCGGCGCTCTTCATCCGGCCAGTATTTTGACCGGACTGCTTACGTTCGTCGAGTGAAGTCTGTTCAACTGTGCCTTAGGGCGAGTGACAACGCGcgtgtttagttagtaagcgaatgtttacagcaattTATATTACCCATAAGTGACGCTAGCGCGCTCTTCGTCTGATATTACATTGGCATTGAACTGTCGCTTTTACAATAGGACGCAGCGACTATGCTTCTTGAAGGAAGTCACTCTAAGCGTCACGTCGTTGTCAGCCTGGCTTACCGACTACGTACGCATGTCCATCCATTGCCTGGAACTCTTTAAAAGCGATGGTTTCTTTGCTTCTttcttcgacttttccactgctgctgctgtagctgtcttgcacgccgcgtcgaggggtggttcagagcgtgtgCCGTGCTCCTTCCACATGGCAGGAGCACGGCAAAGAggaaagggtacgcgagaaactGGCTTAATATTTTCCATCGCGCCCCCACAATGGCATCTGGAGCTCCCTGAGCGTCGCTACAACGCCATCCTAACAGCTGCGATTATCCGTAACCCCCCGCAAAAGCACTGCacaaactgcagcgcttacctttgtgCTAAAGTGCTATCGTCCAGAGGGGGAGGCACATATACTGGTAGAGAGGAGGTAGGGAGAGGAGACAGAGAATGAGTAGGATCAGCGCAGTCACGAAACGAGTCAATAACAACCTTTCCACTCTTAGCTCGCACCTCGGGTACATTGGGGGAGAGCGGGAGAGGAAAAGGCGACTTAAAAAGGCAAGAGAACTGTATACACTACTAGACATGACAGCCGGTATATAGTGTCGCCTAGATGCTCCGGTGCTTTTTCAGAAATCGCAGAAACGTACCATACTGTAACCTATATTTATCCAGTTTGTGCCACACGTACGTCAAATCAGTACCTTAcgcggtagctttgcggctatACCGTTGCTCGAGGTCGGGGGTTCAATCCCgaccatggcagccgcatttatACGCAGGCGAATtacaaaaatgctcgtgtacttagatttaggtgcacgttacagaaccccagggcGTGGAAATTAGCCtacggagtccgccactacggcgtgcctcataatcaaattatGGTGTCAGCCCGTACAGCCCCATAACTGAATTACAGTTTAACGCTTCCGCCACGATCCGATGTGCCGTGTGAGGCAATTGAGAATGCTAAATTTCTGGGTGGTcatgaacaatgacgcacaacaacgcctcaagcaaacatgtCTCGTGGTGTGTTTTGTGTACTACGCAGAACAGCAGTGGTGCATGctgggtaacgtttaacatcaactcatcAGTCTTGTATTTGACTTAACGTTGACAAAATTAAACAATCGCTGTCAGCATCACCGGTAATTATCGTCACTCAGAGCAAACAGCCCAGAAAGCTTCGCGagcgcttacatcgattcccacagtgcgtaggATCTTTGTTGTCTTGTAGCTTTACCCCATTCTTGTCATAATGCTTTTTGCGTTTGATTTATCAAATTACCTCTATCGATAATTTATCTCTTGCGGAGTCTCTAGGAGTTTGGGTCACAAAATAGCTTCGGTAGCACTTACATCTGACCCCAGCATTTATTTCCTCCATGCCTCCCGCATTTTTGTTATTTCTCTTTGCGCAGCCAAATTGGTTAATTCCTGCTTTCTTGAATCTTGTCTATCATGCTCGCAGCATTGGCCGTCCCTCGAATGTAGTCCTTGCAAGCGTGCAAACTATGATGACCAGTTTACACATGACGTCTGatttgtagagagagagagagagagagtaaaactttattgggaaaaggcaaaaaaaaaaagaatgaaaatgtgggtggagcccctagtccaggaccccactggcttgagcgtaaCGATTCATTTCGGCGATCTCATAAGAGCTTCTTGGAACTTTTGCAGATAGAACTATGGCGCAATGCGAACTCCCAAATGCTTTGTAGCACAAAGGGGTAAAAGTAAGACAGTATTTTGACACTCAATATACATGCGATTCTTGTATatagaaatattttattgcgatagcaattatatggactcttcaaccgggtttctgccgtcgccgtcgtcgccgccgtcgcgtcgctgtgaggttccgtatgaagtccaagggcgataaaatcgtcgccgcgcgctgcatgtgcgagtgaaagcgcgcgggtgacactcgctatcacggagagcgaacgcacggcggaaagcaaacgcaaccgtcgcgcgaaaggccgtggggctatgggagggagggaggcggggggacgctgtgctgcggcacgaaatgcgtatcttgcaaccgagcgcaaggggaactgaccactcaatctcccacgcgaaaggaggaaagcgggaaggcagcgtaggagggagggggggagcttctactctgcaaacaactgcgtactttgcccgactgcggcagtcgcccgcaccgtctcttaaacgcgatctccacacggctctgacctttgtatgcgctgtgcattcgccgctcagtttccgttgaagcgatagaccgcacgaacattcgcccgctgcggcggctgcgcttgctgccagcgttttgacagtcgttgtctgcggtcattgagtgtgatctattcatgtttgtttgtgcgcgctgacaccacgcttgttaattcagttagtaagcgaatgtgtccaagtttatgcagccgataaaactgctatccttactccgattagctctctactaatttgctatcgcaattgatgcttcgcctttcgggcgagactgcgacaTCTTTTTGGTTGCGTTGAAAAATATGTTAAGCCTGTTTCGTTGTATTTCTGTGTCGAAGCCTGCAATGTATGAGATCAAACAGCTCTCTTTGCCTCTTTCGCCCGCTGTCGTGGTTGGTCGCGCTTGGCAACGAAAACGTTAAGTTGTTCGTATCGTTCGtttgtttttttgcttgcttgttcGTTCGTACGCTTACTCGCGCGCTCGTTCGTTCGGTTAGTCACTCACAATGTTTTTGTTGGAGGCGGCACTAGCATTCGGCGATCCGTACAAGCTCTACATTGAATATTTGCAAGACAAATATGTATCAGTAATAAATAAATTGAATCTTTAAGGTGCTGTCTTAATCAAGAGTTTCAGAACGAGGAAAGCCTCAGCCAATGTTTCTGCATCGGGCCTGTCGTCATGAGGGCCCTGACTATAGGGCGAATTATTTTGTGGGAAGTTTGGCTGCGGGCAGGCACGCAGGCAGGCCGAGGCTTCCCTTTCTCACCCACCACTCGCCAGGTCAGGTCAggtaattcattcattcattggaaGCAAACCTCGTGATTTTTCTCAGAGCATCTTCACGACTTGAGCGCCCAAACTATCTCCACTGCAGGCGTCTCAAGACcaaggcgagcttcctggtggCCGCGTTGTGCAGCCAGGAGGACGGCTTCCGGGCAGCGCTGGCCGGATCGGAGTTTGCTCGCGACGCCGTCGAGCATGCTTCCGCGCGTCGACTGGCGACTGCCGGCAGTTTCTGCTCAGCGCCCTCCTCTCGCTGGCCACGCACAGCGTCCAGCCGCTGCTGGGCGAACTGCCCAAAGTCAGGGAAGCGCTCGTTGCCACGCTTGCCGGCTTCATCCGCGAACACGGCGACGCGGCGCAGTTCCAGGAGGAAGTGCAGTATTCTACCGAGATACTTGACCTCCTGAAAGACCGTGGCCAGCTGCCGAGAATTATTGCGTTAGGCTCCTCATAACGATTTCGTCCCGCTACGCTAAACGTTGATCGATCGGATGAGTACGATGCGTGCGTTACGGCGTTATAGTGATGAGCGAAGCTTTTATAAATGACGCTTCTGTGGATTTActgcttttttgtttctttgcttaCAAAAAAATTGCATTATTGGGTCCCTGTGCATTCAGCTGGTGTACTTATGCTACGGTGCTTGGAAATATCGGGAATTTATTTGGGCAAAAGCCAGACATGTCGCTTGATAAGGCAGGCAATTAAGAATACCATTACGTTTACGATCAACGTTTTGGTCATTTCAGCGAGAAACAGAGTGGTATAGGTCTTTTCAATGTAAGCTGCGGCCTTTATCAGGAGCAAGTTGCAATGTGTGCCGTAGTCTCTATTCCTGGGCGTTACGTTCACGTTATGATATTATGCGTACTTATCTGCCAGTACAGTATGCCGTGCCTGTCTTCATCGTACGCGCACATTTACCATGTGCTTCGTACTGCCACAGCCGGAATTTACAATCTTACATAATCCTGAAGTGTCGGTGGAATAAACATTTACGATTCAACTATGTGTTTGTCTTTCGCGATATTGTCATTTAAGTAGCACGTGGCCTCTTGTTACACGCGTGTCGCATGTTACCTCTCTGCACTCGCCTGAAAATCGTGGCTGGCTAATTCTGGAGCGGTCATTTCCGCATACGAAAAATTATCCTGCTACAGGTCAGAGTTGGTTGCCCGGATTGTAAGGAAGACAACTGATATTCCTTCACAATTGGTTGCGGCTTCTTCTCATTCTCATCGCGAACAAGTCATGGGCAGTTTAACAACAACGTCGTCCAATGATTGAGACCGGACGGGTATGAAGAATGAACACGAAATTTCTTGGCCCGCACAGAATTCCTGTACATACTATCCTCAGCTCCTATAAAATATGCTCAAAGGAACCTAACTTTGATTCAGAGATCCAACCAAGCACCCATTACGTATATGGCAACTATCAGTCTACTGGAACCCCAGGAAAGACGAAGCGACCTCAAATTACCCTTCTCTTGCTTCGGCTGACTCTATATTACGCCTAGAAATTTGGTAGACTCAACGTAACCCCGAATGCGTTTCCCTTTGCTTCGTCTCACTCGTCTCGCCACCGGGCGAGCAGCCTCACCCGATGGTGAGGCGTAGCAGTCGCGTCAATCATGGCCATCTGCTAAGGGCGTGACACTTGTTTTCCTCGGCAGTTCAATTCCAATTCTCTCAGTTGAAATCCCGGAAAACTTTATTGCTTTCCGCAAATTCGCACTGTCAGCCTTTTGCTTGTCAAAAACCGGTAATAAACTCTTGGGATGACGGCCTTCCAAGTTTTTCATTACGGTTGATCGTCTGCCTCCTTTGATCAAGACGTTATTTAGACAAATTTTCATGATTACGGCAAAGTGAACCATTTTGGTTACGCATAGGATAACTACTATACTAGCACGCATCATGGCCGCTCGTCACAGAACGTGCACCGTGTTCTTAAATAAACAGGCTGTGTTGACAAATTCTACACTTGAAGTAAGGGCGGAAAAATATAAAGGTAATTATTTACTGTATTAGCCTGCTGGTGATGTTTAGATCGAAAAATACATTTCGGTGGCTAGGTGAGGCACGATTTCACTACTGTATATGATGCAGGATGCAGAAGAGGAGATATTTGTTTTCAAACGAAAGAACAGATTGGGTGGCGAAATATAATGCTTGTACGGTTTACGTACTCTTTCTTAGCGCCATTATTTATGTAGAACAGGTAAGGAA is a window of Dermacentor silvarum isolate Dsil-2018 chromosome 4, BIME_Dsil_1.4, whole genome shotgun sequence DNA encoding:
- the LOC119448797 gene encoding hsp70-binding protein 1, with the translated sequence MAEDVAQPEPAERAADPQRLEASRIQWLTRAMQELLVNPYDEMRRSLRNIRECLRESHNIGRVLVACIANVQQFIDVVDYAKDFEKMGGFQVLPELLDYPSSLVRVGTCALIAELVQNNPHCQRAALRSASRLLRLLNTETDDEVRCKSLYALSCMVRQNKDAYANFEKLGGPVVLRRVLFETTNRRLKTKASFLVAALCSQEDGFRAALAGSEFARDAVEHASARRLATAGSFCSAPSSRWPRTASSRCWANCPKSGKRSLPRLPASSANTATRRSSRRKCSILPRYLTS